Proteins from a genomic interval of Homo sapiens chromosome 6 genomic scaffold, GRCh38.p14 alternate locus group ALT_REF_LOCI_2 HSCHR6_MHC_COX_CTG1:
- the BAG6 gene encoding large proline-rich protein BAG6 isoform X3 — MEPNDSTSTAVEEPDSLEVLVKTLDSQTRTFIVGAQMNVKEFKEHIAASVSIPSEKQRLIYQGRVLQDDKKLQEYNVGGKVIHLVERAPPQTHLPSGASSGTGSASATHGGGSPPGTRGPGASVHDRNANSYVMVGTFNLPSDGSAVDVHINMEQAPIQSEPRVRLVMAQHMIRDIQTLLSRMECRGGPQPQHSQPPPQPPAVTPEPVALSSQTSEPVESEAPPREPMEAEEVEERAPAQNPELTPGPAPAGPTPAPETNAPNHPSPAEYVEVLQELQRLESRLQPFLQRYYEVLGAAATTDYNNNHEGREEDQRLINLVGESLRLLGNTFVALSDLRCNLACTPPRHLHVVRPMSHYTTPMVLQQAAIPIQINVGTTVTMTGNGTRPPPTPNAEAPPPGPGQASSVAPSSTNVESSAEGAPPPGPAPPPATSHPRVIRISHQSVEPVVMMHMNIQDSGTQPGGVPSAPTGPLGPPGHGQTLGSTLIQLPSLPPEFMHAVAHQITHQAMVAAVASAAAGQQVPGFPTAPTRVVIARPTPPQARPSHPGGPPVSGTLGAGLGTNASLAQMVSGLVGQLLMQPVLVAQGTPGMAPPPAPATASASAGTTNTATTAGPAPGGPAQPPPTPQPSMADLQFSQLLGNLLGPAGPGAGGSGVASPTITVAMPGVPAFLQGMTDFLQATQTAPPPPPPPPPPPPAPEQQTMPPPGSPSGGAGSPGGLGLESLSPEFFTSVVQGVLSSLLGSLGARAGSSESIAAFIQRLSGSSNIFEPGADGALGFFGALLSLLCQNFSMVDVVMLLHGHFQPLQRLQPQLRSFFHQHYLGGQEPTPSNIRMATHTLITGLEEYVRESFSLVQVQPGVDIIRTNLEFLQEQFNSIAAHVLHCTDSGFGARLLELCNQGLFECLALNLHCLGGQQMELAAVINGRIRRMSRGVNPSLVSWLTTMMGLRLQVVLEHMPVGPDAILRYVRRVGDPPQPLPEEPMEVQGAERASPEPQRENASPAPGTTAEEAMSRGPPPAPEGGSRDEQDGASAETEPWAAAVPPEWVPIIQQDIQSQRKVKPQPPLSDAYLSGMPAKRRKLRSDIQKRLQEDPNYSPQRFPNAQRAFADDP; from the exons ATGGAGCCTAATGATAGTACCAGTACCGCTGTGGAGGAGCCTGACAGCTTGGAGGTGTTGGTGAAGACCTTGGACTCTCAAACTCGTACCTTTATTGTGGGGGCCCAG ATGAATGTAAAAGAGTTTAAGGAGCACATTGCTGCCTCTGTCAGCATCCCATCTGAAAAACAACGGCTCATTTACCAGGGACGAGTTCTGCAAGATGATAAGAAGCTTCAGGAATACA ATGTTGGGGGAAAGGTTATCCACCTGGTGGAACGGGCTCCTCCTCAGACTCACCTCCCTTCTGGGGCATCTTCTGGGACGGGGTCTGCCTCAGCCACTCATGGTGGGGGATCCCCCCCTGGTACTCGGGGGCCTGGGGCCTCTGTTCATGACCGGAATGCCAACAGCTATGTCATGGTTGGAACCTTCAATCTTCCT AGTGACGGCTCTGCTGTGGATGTTCACATCAACATGGAACAGGCCCCGATTCAG AGTGAGCCCCGGGTACGGCTGGTGATGGCTCAGCACATGATCAGGGATATACAGACCTTACTATCCCGGATGGAG TGTCGAGGAGGGCCCCAACCGCAGCACAGTCAGCCGCCCCCGCAGCCACCGGCTGTGACCCCGGAGCCAGTAGCCTTGAGCTCTCAAACATCAGAACCAGTTGAAAGTGAAGCACCTCCCCGGGAGCCCATGGAGGCAGAAGAAGTGGAGGAGCGTGCCCCAGCCCAGAACCCGGAGCTCACTCCTGGCCCAGCCCCAGCGGGCCCAACACCTGCCCCGGAAACAAATGCACCCAA CCATCCTTCCCCTGCGGAGTATGTCGAGGTGCTCCAGGAGCTACAGCGGCTGGAGAGTCGCCTCCAGCCCTTCTTGCAGCGCTACTACGAGGTTCTGGGTGCTGCTGCCACCACGGACTACAATAACAAT CACGAGGGCCGGGAGGAGGATCAGCGGTTGATCAACTTGGTAGGGGAGAGCCTGCGACTGCTGGGCAACACCTTTGTTGCACTGTCTGACCTGCGCTGCAATCTGGCCTGCACGCCCCCACGACACCTGCATGTGGTCCGGCCTATGTCTCACTACACCACCCCCATGGTGCTCCAGCAGGCAGCCATTCCCATACAG ATCAATGTGGGAACCACTGTGACCATGACAGGAAATGGGACTCGGCCCCCCCCAACTCCCAATGCAGAGGCACCTCCCCCTGGTCCTGGGCAGGCCTCATCCGTGGCTCCGTCTTCTACCAATGTCGAGTCCTCAGCTGAGGGGGCTCCCCCGCCAGGTCCAGCTCCCCCGCCAGCCACCAGCCACCCGAGGGTCATCCGGATTTCCCACCAGAGTGTGGAACCCGTGGTCATGATGCACATGAACATTCAAG ATTCTGGCACACAGCCTGGTGGTGTTCCGAGTGCTCCCACTGGCCCCCTGGGACCCCCTGGTCATGGCCAAACCCTGG GCTCCACCCTCATCCAgctgccctccctgccccctgAGTTCATGCACGCCGTCGCCCACCAGATCACTCATCAGGCCATGGTGGCAGCTGTTGCCTCCGCGGCCGCAG GACAGCAGGTGCCAGGCTTCCCAACAGCTCCAACCCGGGTGGTGATTGCCCGGCCCACTCCTCCACAGGCTCGGCCTTCCCATCCTGGAGGGCCCCCAGTCTCTGGGACACTG GGCGCCGGTCTGGGTACCAATGCCTCGTTGGCCCAGATGGTGAGCGGCCTTGTGGGGCAGCTTCTTATGCAGCCAGTCCTTGTGG CTCAGGGGACCCCAGGTATGGCTCCACCGCCAGCCCCTGCCACTGCTTCTGCCAGTGCTGGCACCACCAACACAGCTACCACAGCTGGCCCCGCTCCTGGGGGGCCTGCCCAGCCTCCACCCACCCCTCAACCCTCCATGGCTGATCTTCAGTTCTCTCAGCTTCTGGGGAACCTGCTAGGGCCTGCagggccaggggctggagggtcTGGTGTGGCTTCTCCCACCATCACTGTGGCGATGCCTGGTGTCCCTGCCTTTCTCCAAGGCATGACTGACTTCTTGCAG GCAACACAGACAgcccctccaccacccccacctcctccacccccaccacctgCCCCAGAGCAGCAGACCATGCCCCCACCAGGCTCCCCTTCTGGTGGCGCAGGGAGTCCTGGAGGCCTGGGTCTTGAGAGCCTGTCACCGGAGTTTTTTACCTCAGTGGTGCAGGGTGTGCTCAGCTCCCTGCTGGGCTCCCTGGGGGCTCGGGCTGGCAGCAGTGAAAGTATTGCTGCCTTCATACAACGCCTCAGTGGATCCAGCAACATCTTTGAGCCTGGAGCTGATGGGGCCCTTG GATTCTTTGGGGCCTTGCTTTCTCTTCTGTGCCAGAACTTCTCTATGGTGGACGTAGTGATGCTTCTCCATGGGCATTTCCAGCCACTACAACGGCTCCAGCCCCAGCTGCGATCCTTCTTCCACCAGCACTACCTGGGTGGTCAGGAGCCCACACCCAGTAACATCCGG ATGGCAACCCACACATTGATCACGGGGCTAGAAGAGTATGTGCGGGAGAGTTTT TCCTTGGTGCAGGTTCAGCCAGGTGTGGACATCATCCGGACAAACCTGGAATTTCTCCAAGAGCAGTTTAATAGCATTGCTGCGCATGTGCTGCATTGCACAG ATAGTGGATTTGGGGCCCGGTTGCTGGAGTTGTGTAACCAAGGCCTGTTTGAATGCCTGGCCCTAAACCTGCACTGCTTGGGGGGACAGCAGATGGAGCTTGCTGCTGTTATCAATGGCCGAATT CGTCGTATGTCTCGTGGGGTGAATCCCTCCTTGGTGAGCTGGCTGACCACTATGATGGGACTGAGGCTTCAGGTGGTACTGGagcacatgcctgtaggcccTGATGCCATTCTCAGATACGTTCGCAGGGTTGGTGATCCCCCCCAG CCACTTCCTGAGGAGCCAATGGAAGTTCAGGGAGCAGAAAGAGCTTCCCCTGAGCCTCAG CGGGAGAAtgcttccccagcccctggaacAACAGCAGAAGAGGCCATGTCCCGAGGTCCACCTCCTGCTCCTGAGGGGGGCTCCCGGGATGAACAGGATGGAGCTTCAGCTGAGACAGAACCTTGGGCAGCTGCAGTCCCCCCA GAATGGGTCCCTATTATCCAGCAGGACATTCAGAGCCAGCGGAAGGTGAAACCGCAGCCCCCTCTGAGTGATGCCTACCTCAGTGGTATGCCTGCCAAGAGACGCAAG CTCCGGTCTGATATACAAAAACGACTGCAGGAAGACCCCAACTACAGTCCCCAGCGCTTCCCCAATGCCCAGCGGGCCTTTGCTGATGATCCTTAG
- the BAG6 gene encoding large proline-rich protein BAG6 isoform 19 (isoform 19 is encoded by transcript variant 38), which yields MEPNDSTSTAVEEPDSLEVLVKTLDSQTRTFIVGAQMNVKEFKEHIAASVSIPSEKQRLIYQGRVLQDDKKLQEYNVGGKVIHLVERAPPQTHLPSGASSGTGSASATHGGGSPPGTRGPGASVHDRNANSYVMVGTFNLPSDGSAVDVHINMEQAPIQSEPRVRLVMAQHMIRDIQTLLSRMECRGGPQPQHSQPPPQPPAVTPEPVALSSQTSEPVESEAPPREPMEAEEVEERAPAQNPELTPGPAPAGPTPAPETNAPNHPSPAEYVEVLQELQRLESRLQPFLQRYYEVLGAAATTDYNNNHEGREEDQRLINLVGESLRLLGNTFVALSDLRCNLACTPPRHLHVVRPMSHYTTPMVLQQAAIPIQINVGTTVTMTGNGTRPPPTPNAEAPPPGPGQASSVAPSSTNVESSAEGAPPPGPAPPPATSHPRVIRISHQSVEPVVMMHMNIQDSGTQPGGVPSAPTGPLGPPGHGQTLGQQVPGFPTAPTRVVIARPTPPQARPSHPGGPPVSGTLGAGLGTNASLAQMVSGLVGQLLMQPVLVAQGTPGMAPPPAPATASASAGTTNTATTAGPAPGGPAQPPPTPQPSMADLQFSQLLGNLLGPAGPGAGGSGVASPTITVAMPGVPAFLQGMTDFLQATQTAPPPPPPPPPPPPAPEQQTMPPPGSPSGGAGSPGGLGLESLSPEFFTSVVQGVLSSLLGSLGARAGSSESIAAFIQRLSGSSNIFEPGADGALGFFGALLSLLCQNFSMVDVVMLLHGHFQPLQRLQPQLRSFFHQHYLGGQEPTPSNIRMATHTLITGLEEYVRESFSLVQVQPGVDIIRTNLEFLQEQFNSIAAHVLHCTDSGFGARLLELCNQGLFECLALNLHCLGGQQMELAAVINGRIRRMSRGVNPSLVSWLTTMMGLRLQVVLEHMPVGPDAILRYVRRVGDPPQPLPEEPMEVQGAERASPEPQRENASPAPGTTAEEAMSRGPPPAPEGGSRDEQDGASAETEPWAAAVPPEWVPIIQQDIQSQRKVKPQPPLSDAYLSGMPAKRRKLRSDIQKRLQEDPNYSPQRFPNAQRAFADDP from the exons ATGGAGCCTAATGATAGTACCAGTACCGCTGTGGAGGAGCCTGACAGCTTGGAGGTGTTGGTGAAGACCTTGGACTCTCAAACTCGTACCTTTATTGTGGGGGCCCAG ATGAATGTAAAAGAGTTTAAGGAGCACATTGCTGCCTCTGTCAGCATCCCATCTGAAAAACAACGGCTCATTTACCAGGGACGAGTTCTGCAAGATGATAAGAAGCTTCAGGAATACA ATGTTGGGGGAAAGGTTATCCACCTGGTGGAACGGGCTCCTCCTCAGACTCACCTCCCTTCTGGGGCATCTTCTGGGACGGGGTCTGCCTCAGCCACTCATGGTGGGGGATCCCCCCCTGGTACTCGGGGGCCTGGGGCCTCTGTTCATGACCGGAATGCCAACAGCTATGTCATGGTTGGAACCTTCAATCTTCCT AGTGACGGCTCTGCTGTGGATGTTCACATCAACATGGAACAGGCCCCGATTCAG AGTGAGCCCCGGGTACGGCTGGTGATGGCTCAGCACATGATCAGGGATATACAGACCTTACTATCCCGGATGGAG TGTCGAGGAGGGCCCCAACCGCAGCACAGTCAGCCGCCCCCGCAGCCACCGGCTGTGACCCCGGAGCCAGTAGCCTTGAGCTCTCAAACATCAGAACCAGTTGAAAGTGAAGCACCTCCCCGGGAGCCCATGGAGGCAGAAGAAGTGGAGGAGCGTGCCCCAGCCCAGAACCCGGAGCTCACTCCTGGCCCAGCCCCAGCGGGCCCAACACCTGCCCCGGAAACAAATGCACCCAA CCATCCTTCCCCTGCGGAGTATGTCGAGGTGCTCCAGGAGCTACAGCGGCTGGAGAGTCGCCTCCAGCCCTTCTTGCAGCGCTACTACGAGGTTCTGGGTGCTGCTGCCACCACGGACTACAATAACAAT CACGAGGGCCGGGAGGAGGATCAGCGGTTGATCAACTTGGTAGGGGAGAGCCTGCGACTGCTGGGCAACACCTTTGTTGCACTGTCTGACCTGCGCTGCAATCTGGCCTGCACGCCCCCACGACACCTGCATGTGGTCCGGCCTATGTCTCACTACACCACCCCCATGGTGCTCCAGCAGGCAGCCATTCCCATACAG ATCAATGTGGGAACCACTGTGACCATGACAGGAAATGGGACTCGGCCCCCCCCAACTCCCAATGCAGAGGCACCTCCCCCTGGTCCTGGGCAGGCCTCATCCGTGGCTCCGTCTTCTACCAATGTCGAGTCCTCAGCTGAGGGGGCTCCCCCGCCAGGTCCAGCTCCCCCGCCAGCCACCAGCCACCCGAGGGTCATCCGGATTTCCCACCAGAGTGTGGAACCCGTGGTCATGATGCACATGAACATTCAAG ATTCTGGCACACAGCCTGGTGGTGTTCCGAGTGCTCCCACTGGCCCCCTGGGACCCCCTGGTCATGGCCAAACCCTGG GACAGCAGGTGCCAGGCTTCCCAACAGCTCCAACCCGGGTGGTGATTGCCCGGCCCACTCCTCCACAGGCTCGGCCTTCCCATCCTGGAGGGCCCCCAGTCTCTGGGACACTG GGCGCCGGTCTGGGTACCAATGCCTCGTTGGCCCAGATGGTGAGCGGCCTTGTGGGGCAGCTTCTTATGCAGCCAGTCCTTGTGG CTCAGGGGACCCCAGGTATGGCTCCACCGCCAGCCCCTGCCACTGCTTCTGCCAGTGCTGGCACCACCAACACAGCTACCACAGCTGGCCCCGCTCCTGGGGGGCCTGCCCAGCCTCCACCCACCCCTCAACCCTCCATGGCTGATCTTCAGTTCTCTCAGCTTCTGGGGAACCTGCTAGGGCCTGCagggccaggggctggagggtcTGGTGTGGCTTCTCCCACCATCACTGTGGCGATGCCTGGTGTCCCTGCCTTTCTCCAAGGCATGACTGACTTCTTGCAG GCAACACAGACAgcccctccaccacccccacctcctccacccccaccacctgCCCCAGAGCAGCAGACCATGCCCCCACCAGGCTCCCCTTCTGGTGGCGCAGGGAGTCCTGGAGGCCTGGGTCTTGAGAGCCTGTCACCGGAGTTTTTTACCTCAGTGGTGCAGGGTGTGCTCAGCTCCCTGCTGGGCTCCCTGGGGGCTCGGGCTGGCAGCAGTGAAAGTATTGCTGCCTTCATACAACGCCTCAGTGGATCCAGCAACATCTTTGAGCCTGGAGCTGATGGGGCCCTTG GATTCTTTGGGGCCTTGCTTTCTCTTCTGTGCCAGAACTTCTCTATGGTGGACGTAGTGATGCTTCTCCATGGGCATTTCCAGCCACTACAACGGCTCCAGCCCCAGCTGCGATCCTTCTTCCACCAGCACTACCTGGGTGGTCAGGAGCCCACACCCAGTAACATCCGG ATGGCAACCCACACATTGATCACGGGGCTAGAAGAGTATGTGCGGGAGAGTTTT TCCTTGGTGCAGGTTCAGCCAGGTGTGGACATCATCCGGACAAACCTGGAATTTCTCCAAGAGCAGTTTAATAGCATTGCTGCGCATGTGCTGCATTGCACAG ATAGTGGATTTGGGGCCCGGTTGCTGGAGTTGTGTAACCAAGGCCTGTTTGAATGCCTGGCCCTAAACCTGCACTGCTTGGGGGGACAGCAGATGGAGCTTGCTGCTGTTATCAATGGCCGAATT CGTCGTATGTCTCGTGGGGTGAATCCCTCCTTGGTGAGCTGGCTGACCACTATGATGGGACTGAGGCTTCAGGTGGTACTGGagcacatgcctgtaggcccTGATGCCATTCTCAGATACGTTCGCAGGGTTGGTGATCCCCCCCAG CCACTTCCTGAGGAGCCAATGGAAGTTCAGGGAGCAGAAAGAGCTTCCCCTGAGCCTCAG CGGGAGAAtgcttccccagcccctggaacAACAGCAGAAGAGGCCATGTCCCGAGGTCCACCTCCTGCTCCTGAGGGGGGCTCCCGGGATGAACAGGATGGAGCTTCAGCTGAGACAGAACCTTGGGCAGCTGCAGTCCCCCCA GAATGGGTCCCTATTATCCAGCAGGACATTCAGAGCCAGCGGAAGGTGAAACCGCAGCCCCCTCTGAGTGATGCCTACCTCAGTGGTATGCCTGCCAAGAGACGCAAG CTCCGGTCTGATATACAAAAACGACTGCAGGAAGACCCCAACTACAGTCCCCAGCGCTTCCCCAATGCCCAGCGGGCCTTTGCTGATGATCCTTAG
- the BAG6 gene encoding large proline-rich protein BAG6 isoform 6 (isoform 6 is encoded by transcript variant 28) — protein sequence MEPNDSTSTAVEEPDSLEVLVKTLDSQTRTFIVGAQMNVKEFKEHIAASVSIPSEKQRLIYQGRVLQDDKKLQEYNVGGKVIHLVERAPPQTHLPSGASSGTGSASATHGGGSPPGTRGPGASVHDRNANSYVMVGTFNLPSDGSAVDVHINMEQAPIQSEPRVRLVMAQHMIRDIQTLLSRMECRGGPQPQHSQPPPQPPAVTPEPVALSSQTSEPVESEAPPREPMEAEEVEERAPAQNPELTPGPAPAGPTPAPETNAPNHPSPAEYVEVLQELQRLESRLQPFLQRYYEVLGAAATTDYNNNHEGREEDQRLINLVGESLRLLGNTFVALSDLRCNLACTPPRHLHVVRPMSHYTTPMVLQQAAIPIQINVGTTVTMTGNGTRPPPTPNAEAPPPGPGQASSVAPSSTNVESSAEGAPPPGPAPPPATSHPRVIRISHQSVEPVVMMHMNIQDSGTQPGGVPSAPTGPLGPPGHGQTLGSTLIQLPSLPPEFMHAVAHQITHQAMVAAVASAAAGQQVPGFPTAPTRVVIARPTPPQARPSHPGGPPVSGTLGAGLGTNASLAQMVSGLVGQLLMQPVLVAQGTPGMAPPPAPATASASAGTTNTATTAGPAPGGPAQPPPTPQPSMADLQFSQLLGNLLGPAGPGAGGSGVASPTITVAMPGVPAFLQGMTDFLQATQTAPPPPPPPPPPPPAPEQQTMPPPGSPSGGAGSPGGLGLESLSPEFFTSVVQGVLSSLLGSLGARAGSSESIAAFIQRLSGSSNIFEPGADGALGFFGALLSLLCQNFSMVDVVMLLHGHFQPLQRLQPQLRSFFHQHYLGGQEPTPSNIRMATHTLITGLEEYVRESFSLVQVQPGVDIIRTNLEFLQEQFNSIAAHVLHCTDSGFGARLLELCNQGLFECLALNLHCLGGQQMELAAVINGRIRRMSRGVNPSLVSWLTTMMGLRLQVVLEHMPVGPDAILRYVRRVGDPPQPLPEEPMEVQGAERASPEPQRENASPAPGTTAEEAMSRGPPPAPEGGSRDEQDGASAETEPWAAAVPPEWVPIIQQDIQSQRKVKPQPPLSDAYLSGMPAKRRKTMQGEGPQLLLSEAVSRAAKAAGARPLTSPESLSRDLEAPEVQESYRQQLRSDIQKRLQEDPNYSPQRFPNAQRAFADDP from the exons ATGGAGCCTAATGATAGTACCAGTACCGCTGTGGAGGAGCCTGACAGCTTGGAGGTGTTGGTGAAGACCTTGGACTCTCAAACTCGTACCTTTATTGTGGGGGCCCAG ATGAATGTAAAAGAGTTTAAGGAGCACATTGCTGCCTCTGTCAGCATCCCATCTGAAAAACAACGGCTCATTTACCAGGGACGAGTTCTGCAAGATGATAAGAAGCTTCAGGAATACA ATGTTGGGGGAAAGGTTATCCACCTGGTGGAACGGGCTCCTCCTCAGACTCACCTCCCTTCTGGGGCATCTTCTGGGACGGGGTCTGCCTCAGCCACTCATGGTGGGGGATCCCCCCCTGGTACTCGGGGGCCTGGGGCCTCTGTTCATGACCGGAATGCCAACAGCTATGTCATGGTTGGAACCTTCAATCTTCCT AGTGACGGCTCTGCTGTGGATGTTCACATCAACATGGAACAGGCCCCGATTCAG AGTGAGCCCCGGGTACGGCTGGTGATGGCTCAGCACATGATCAGGGATATACAGACCTTACTATCCCGGATGGAG TGTCGAGGAGGGCCCCAACCGCAGCACAGTCAGCCGCCCCCGCAGCCACCGGCTGTGACCCCGGAGCCAGTAGCCTTGAGCTCTCAAACATCAGAACCAGTTGAAAGTGAAGCACCTCCCCGGGAGCCCATGGAGGCAGAAGAAGTGGAGGAGCGTGCCCCAGCCCAGAACCCGGAGCTCACTCCTGGCCCAGCCCCAGCGGGCCCAACACCTGCCCCGGAAACAAATGCACCCAA CCATCCTTCCCCTGCGGAGTATGTCGAGGTGCTCCAGGAGCTACAGCGGCTGGAGAGTCGCCTCCAGCCCTTCTTGCAGCGCTACTACGAGGTTCTGGGTGCTGCTGCCACCACGGACTACAATAACAAT CACGAGGGCCGGGAGGAGGATCAGCGGTTGATCAACTTGGTAGGGGAGAGCCTGCGACTGCTGGGCAACACCTTTGTTGCACTGTCTGACCTGCGCTGCAATCTGGCCTGCACGCCCCCACGACACCTGCATGTGGTCCGGCCTATGTCTCACTACACCACCCCCATGGTGCTCCAGCAGGCAGCCATTCCCATACAG ATCAATGTGGGAACCACTGTGACCATGACAGGAAATGGGACTCGGCCCCCCCCAACTCCCAATGCAGAGGCACCTCCCCCTGGTCCTGGGCAGGCCTCATCCGTGGCTCCGTCTTCTACCAATGTCGAGTCCTCAGCTGAGGGGGCTCCCCCGCCAGGTCCAGCTCCCCCGCCAGCCACCAGCCACCCGAGGGTCATCCGGATTTCCCACCAGAGTGTGGAACCCGTGGTCATGATGCACATGAACATTCAAG ATTCTGGCACACAGCCTGGTGGTGTTCCGAGTGCTCCCACTGGCCCCCTGGGACCCCCTGGTCATGGCCAAACCCTGG GCTCCACCCTCATCCAgctgccctccctgccccctgAGTTCATGCACGCCGTCGCCCACCAGATCACTCATCAGGCCATGGTGGCAGCTGTTGCCTCCGCGGCCGCAG GACAGCAGGTGCCAGGCTTCCCAACAGCTCCAACCCGGGTGGTGATTGCCCGGCCCACTCCTCCACAGGCTCGGCCTTCCCATCCTGGAGGGCCCCCAGTCTCTGGGACACTG GGCGCCGGTCTGGGTACCAATGCCTCGTTGGCCCAGATGGTGAGCGGCCTTGTGGGGCAGCTTCTTATGCAGCCAGTCCTTGTGG CTCAGGGGACCCCAGGTATGGCTCCACCGCCAGCCCCTGCCACTGCTTCTGCCAGTGCTGGCACCACCAACACAGCTACCACAGCTGGCCCCGCTCCTGGGGGGCCTGCCCAGCCTCCACCCACCCCTCAACCCTCCATGGCTGATCTTCAGTTCTCTCAGCTTCTGGGGAACCTGCTAGGGCCTGCagggccaggggctggagggtcTGGTGTGGCTTCTCCCACCATCACTGTGGCGATGCCTGGTGTCCCTGCCTTTCTCCAAGGCATGACTGACTTCTTGCAG GCAACACAGACAgcccctccaccacccccacctcctccacccccaccacctgCCCCAGAGCAGCAGACCATGCCCCCACCAGGCTCCCCTTCTGGTGGCGCAGGGAGTCCTGGAGGCCTGGGTCTTGAGAGCCTGTCACCGGAGTTTTTTACCTCAGTGGTGCAGGGTGTGCTCAGCTCCCTGCTGGGCTCCCTGGGGGCTCGGGCTGGCAGCAGTGAAAGTATTGCTGCCTTCATACAACGCCTCAGTGGATCCAGCAACATCTTTGAGCCTGGAGCTGATGGGGCCCTTG GATTCTTTGGGGCCTTGCTTTCTCTTCTGTGCCAGAACTTCTCTATGGTGGACGTAGTGATGCTTCTCCATGGGCATTTCCAGCCACTACAACGGCTCCAGCCCCAGCTGCGATCCTTCTTCCACCAGCACTACCTGGGTGGTCAGGAGCCCACACCCAGTAACATCCGG ATGGCAACCCACACATTGATCACGGGGCTAGAAGAGTATGTGCGGGAGAGTTTT TCCTTGGTGCAGGTTCAGCCAGGTGTGGACATCATCCGGACAAACCTGGAATTTCTCCAAGAGCAGTTTAATAGCATTGCTGCGCATGTGCTGCATTGCACAG ATAGTGGATTTGGGGCCCGGTTGCTGGAGTTGTGTAACCAAGGCCTGTTTGAATGCCTGGCCCTAAACCTGCACTGCTTGGGGGGACAGCAGATGGAGCTTGCTGCTGTTATCAATGGCCGAATT CGTCGTATGTCTCGTGGGGTGAATCCCTCCTTGGTGAGCTGGCTGACCACTATGATGGGACTGAGGCTTCAGGTGGTACTGGagcacatgcctgtaggcccTGATGCCATTCTCAGATACGTTCGCAGGGTTGGTGATCCCCCCCAG CCACTTCCTGAGGAGCCAATGGAAGTTCAGGGAGCAGAAAGAGCTTCCCCTGAGCCTCAG CGGGAGAAtgcttccccagcccctggaacAACAGCAGAAGAGGCCATGTCCCGAGGTCCACCTCCTGCTCCTGAGGGGGGCTCCCGGGATGAACAGGATGGAGCTTCAGCTGAGACAGAACCTTGGGCAGCTGCAGTCCCCCCA GAATGGGTCCCTATTATCCAGCAGGACATTCAGAGCCAGCGGAAGGTGAAACCGCAGCCCCCTCTGAGTGATGCCTACCTCAGTGGTATGCCTGCCAAGAGACGCAAG ACGATGCAGGGTGAGGGCCCCCAGCTGCTTCTCTCAGAGGCTGTGAGCCGGGCAGCTAAGGCAGCCGGAGCTCGGCCCCTGACGAGCCCCGAGAGCCTGAGCCGGGACCTGGAGGCACCAGAGGTTCAGGAGAGCTACAGGCAGCAG CTCCGGTCTGATATACAAAAACGACTGCAGGAAGACCCCAACTACAGTCCCCAGCGCTTCCCCAATGCCCAGCGGGCCTTTGCTGATGATCCTTAG